From a single Granulicella aggregans genomic region:
- a CDS encoding 23S rRNA (pseudouridine(1915)-N(3))-methyltransferase RlmH yields MKITLAAIVPRRSRSKADAFETLIAEYTKRAARYTPTDSQLFESEPEFLAWLPAQPGRVTPYTILLDSRGKQLLSEEIATTLGGLRDQGTQRLVLAIGPADGWSEKARSQAGSLLGLGRITLPHQLARVVLAEQVYRALTILAGHPYHSGH; encoded by the coding sequence ATGAAGATCACTCTCGCGGCCATCGTTCCGAGGCGAAGCCGTTCCAAGGCCGATGCGTTCGAAACGTTGATCGCGGAGTACACCAAGCGCGCCGCGCGCTACACGCCCACGGACTCTCAACTCTTTGAGTCGGAGCCTGAGTTTCTTGCGTGGCTCCCCGCCCAGCCGGGGCGCGTCACCCCATACACGATCCTTCTGGACAGCCGGGGGAAGCAGCTCTTGTCGGAAGAGATCGCGACCACACTCGGAGGTCTTCGCGATCAAGGGACGCAACGCCTGGTCCTGGCCATCGGGCCTGCGGATGGCTGGTCAGAGAAGGCGAGAAGCCAAGCGGGCTCGCTGCTCGGCTTGGGCAGGATTACGCTTCCGCATCAGCTCGCCCGCGTAGTGCTTGCCGAGCAGGTGTATCGCGCCCTGACCATCCTCGCGGGCCACCCGTACCACTCCGGCCACTAG
- the rsfS gene encoding ribosome silencing factor, with protein MASIESYQLVLAAAAACEDKKAEDIRILALDPTESSLTDYFLICNGTNERQNVAITDEIEIRLKREFGVYPTSVEGRRQAEWILMDYTDFIVHVFSPEKRAFYGLERLRKSAVTISVETLSSELKTLIAASRTKKSTAKVEPASLPKKAAAKKTVAKKVAAVKAAPKKVAPKKATAKKVATKAVVKKAAKKSK; from the coding sequence ATGGCATCAATCGAAAGCTATCAACTCGTCCTCGCCGCAGCCGCAGCCTGCGAAGACAAAAAAGCGGAAGACATCCGCATCCTCGCCCTCGACCCCACCGAGAGCAGCCTCACCGACTACTTCCTGATCTGCAACGGCACCAACGAGCGGCAAAACGTCGCCATCACTGACGAGATCGAGATCCGTCTGAAGCGCGAGTTCGGCGTCTATCCCACCTCGGTCGAAGGGCGCCGCCAGGCCGAGTGGATCTTGATGGACTACACCGATTTCATCGTCCACGTCTTCTCTCCGGAGAAGCGTGCGTTCTATGGTCTGGAGCGGCTTCGCAAGTCCGCTGTCACCATCAGCGTCGAGACGCTCAGCTCCGAGCTAAAGACCCTGATTGCCGCCTCTCGGACCAAAAAGTCCACAGCCAAAGTCGAGCCAGCATCACTCCCAAAGAAGGCGGCAGCTAAGAAGACCGTTGCTAAGAAGGTTGCGGCCGTGAAAGCAGCGCCCAAGAAGGTTGCTCCAAAGAAGGCGACTGCGAAGAAAGTTGCCACCAAAGCCGTCGTGAAGAAGGCTGCGAAGAAGTCGAAGTAA
- a CDS encoding TonB-dependent receptor: MLKWFFRSALLLVVFAFAIFAKAQDSSSMTGLVTDASGAVIPKTTVILSNSNNGSTFTQVTDSKGVYRFNSIPAAPGYTAVFTHDGFSSVKIEKLALEVGTTRTQNIQLTVGASEKVAVSAASDEATLNTTDASIGNNLSLRELNELPVQDRTNGISALFYLQPGVDSYSGAVAGARIDQTSVTLDGLDVNDIAAGTTFAVVATAPVDSVEEFKGTIAGLVSNIGTGSGAQFQLVTKSGTNQFHGNINEYHRDTVTSANTYFNNLNALPRTPLIQNQFGGNIGGPIKKDKLFFFFDFADSRIIQSSFAERTVPLASYLAGNVNYINSNPGCTGSSRITTTPNCISTLPNTATTGQSITSLDPSGIGFDQDELTFLKSRYPAATDLAYGDGVNTGGLPFNVPTPNIDTTYVTRIDYNLSTNHKLFGRFTINRQNATSSLPQFPTDPVSHPFIDRSYAYVVSDVWTIGNNKVNQFYYGDVVSKYSFPNAYNPTGANQYSFTGLSNPYSGNDGQKRRVPIPVVRDDFNWQIGSHSVSFGGTFKFIKTNSNLINDYNFVGVGLSGAALSGGLDPTVRPSDINSSSTALNDYDQLFTTALGVIGSINTNYNYTNTGAAVPAGSGGPRAYRYYQTEAYAGDNWKITKNLTLAYGVRYQFYTVPYETHGSESVEFTDQTTQQQSTLDSYVKARLQAASSTNPVLPIYSVKLGGKANNGPSLYAPSYKDFAPRFAFSYSPFANEKTVVNGGVGIVYDRTVINAINFLQDQISYLFSNTQTNNFGGATAAASLSTANTARVGTNLSYPSSLIPPPAPLSVPYTPYDAGGNLYGLGAGETNFVISPNLKDPYSIAFNAGIQQDLGFHTIMRLNYVGRLGRRLLADADAGQVIDVPDTTGKSTQTMVQAFAQLTTQLRAGVPLTPQPWFENVLAPLGASAGLGNNTNLVAAMVGQLGNRGDISDMLYTMAAYTEFYGFTNFLPQNVGIPSQFGSNAYLTNQGSSSYNALLLTLNKNRSHGLKFDFNYTWQHSIDNASLSANNNSLFSNSGFICDVLKPRACRGTSDFDVTQEFVSNFEYDLPVGRGKTFASGSSRLLDEAIGGWSLSGIPQYRTGLGVTPYSDAYLASFDNQDPAIFTGTKGSLKTKVNQSNGVVYAFAGGQAGANAALAKFSGPVGLQYGSRNIIRSAGGAYFDAGLAKNFPILADDKLNLRFRADFFNVLNHPVFSTPALNIVTNASQFGQITNTLPSHSGDSVTGRIGQFSLRLEF, encoded by the coding sequence ATGTTGAAGTGGTTTTTCCGTTCTGCTCTCCTGCTCGTCGTCTTCGCATTTGCGATCTTTGCAAAGGCTCAGGACTCCTCCTCGATGACCGGTCTTGTTACCGATGCCTCAGGCGCGGTGATTCCCAAGACAACAGTCATTTTGTCGAACAGTAACAACGGATCGACCTTCACCCAGGTTACCGATTCCAAAGGCGTTTATCGGTTCAACTCAATTCCGGCCGCGCCCGGATACACGGCGGTCTTTACCCACGACGGTTTTTCCTCGGTAAAGATCGAAAAGCTGGCGCTCGAGGTGGGAACCACCCGCACCCAGAACATCCAATTGACAGTGGGTGCAAGCGAAAAGGTGGCCGTCTCCGCAGCTAGCGATGAAGCCACGCTGAATACCACGGACGCCTCGATCGGCAACAACCTCAGTCTGCGCGAACTAAACGAACTGCCGGTGCAGGACCGCACCAATGGCATCTCGGCCCTCTTTTATCTGCAGCCCGGAGTCGATTCCTATAGCGGCGCGGTGGCTGGGGCCCGCATCGACCAGACGTCGGTGACCCTTGACGGCCTTGACGTCAACGATATCGCCGCCGGAACCACCTTCGCAGTCGTCGCAACCGCGCCGGTTGACTCCGTCGAGGAGTTCAAAGGAACCATCGCCGGCCTGGTCTCGAACATCGGAACCGGCAGCGGTGCGCAGTTCCAGTTGGTCACGAAAAGCGGAACCAACCAGTTTCACGGCAACATCAACGAATACCATCGCGACACGGTCACCAGCGCGAACACCTACTTCAACAACCTGAACGCTCTTCCCCGCACGCCGCTTATTCAGAACCAGTTTGGCGGCAACATCGGCGGCCCAATCAAGAAGGACAAGCTCTTCTTCTTCTTCGACTTCGCGGACTCGCGCATCATCCAGTCTTCCTTCGCTGAGCGGACCGTGCCTCTTGCAAGCTATCTTGCCGGAAACGTGAACTACATCAACAGCAACCCAGGCTGCACTGGAAGCAGCCGTATCACCACGACCCCAAACTGCATCTCCACGCTTCCCAACACCGCGACGACCGGTCAGTCGATAACATCGCTCGATCCCTCAGGCATAGGCTTCGACCAGGATGAACTTACGTTCTTGAAATCCCGCTATCCTGCCGCAACCGACCTTGCCTACGGCGACGGCGTCAACACCGGCGGACTTCCTTTCAACGTGCCGACACCAAATATCGACACCACTTACGTCACCCGCATCGACTATAACCTCTCCACTAATCACAAGCTCTTCGGCCGCTTCACGATCAACCGGCAGAATGCGACCTCCAGTCTGCCTCAATTCCCTACCGACCCGGTCAGCCACCCCTTCATCGACCGCAGCTACGCCTATGTCGTGAGCGACGTTTGGACCATCGGCAATAACAAGGTCAACCAGTTTTACTATGGCGATGTCGTCTCGAAGTACAGCTTTCCCAACGCCTACAACCCGACCGGAGCCAACCAATACTCGTTTACCGGCCTGAGCAATCCCTACTCTGGCAATGACGGCCAGAAACGGCGTGTACCCATCCCGGTGGTTCGCGACGACTTCAACTGGCAGATCGGCTCGCACAGTGTCTCCTTCGGTGGCACATTCAAGTTCATCAAAACTAACAGTAATCTGATCAACGATTACAACTTCGTCGGGGTCGGACTCTCCGGCGCTGCACTATCAGGCGGTCTTGACCCAACTGTTCGTCCTAGCGACATCAATAGCAGCTCCACCGCTTTGAACGATTACGACCAGCTGTTTACGACTGCGCTCGGCGTCATTGGATCCATCAACACCAACTACAACTACACAAACACCGGCGCGGCCGTGCCCGCCGGCAGCGGCGGTCCGCGCGCCTATCGCTACTATCAGACAGAAGCGTATGCGGGCGACAACTGGAAGATCACGAAGAATCTGACGCTCGCCTACGGCGTCCGCTACCAGTTCTACACCGTGCCCTACGAGACCCACGGTTCGGAGTCGGTCGAGTTCACCGACCAGACGACCCAGCAGCAATCTACGCTCGACTCCTACGTCAAGGCGCGCTTGCAGGCCGCCTCCAGTACCAATCCGGTTCTCCCCATCTATAGCGTGAAGCTGGGTGGAAAGGCCAACAACGGACCCAGCCTCTACGCTCCCTCCTACAAGGACTTCGCCCCGCGCTTCGCCTTTTCCTACAGCCCCTTCGCAAACGAAAAGACCGTTGTGAATGGCGGCGTCGGCATCGTCTACGACCGCACCGTCATCAATGCGATCAACTTCCTCCAGGATCAGATCTCCTATCTGTTTTCCAACACCCAAACCAACAACTTCGGCGGGGCAACTGCTGCCGCTTCACTCTCTACCGCGAATACCGCTCGGGTTGGGACCAATCTTTCCTATCCTTCGAGCCTCATTCCTCCTCCCGCACCGCTCTCGGTCCCCTACACGCCTTACGACGCCGGCGGTAACCTATACGGCCTAGGCGCCGGTGAGACCAACTTTGTCATCAGCCCGAACCTCAAAGACCCCTACTCCATCGCGTTCAACGCCGGCATCCAACAGGATCTCGGCTTCCACACCATCATGCGTCTCAACTACGTCGGACGTCTCGGTCGTCGGCTTCTGGCCGATGCGGACGCCGGCCAGGTGATTGATGTACCCGATACCACCGGCAAGTCCACTCAGACAATGGTCCAGGCCTTCGCGCAATTGACCACCCAGTTGCGCGCCGGCGTCCCACTCACTCCCCAGCCCTGGTTCGAAAATGTTCTTGCGCCTCTCGGAGCCTCTGCGGGGCTCGGCAATAACACCAACCTAGTAGCGGCAATGGTCGGGCAGCTCGGCAACCGTGGCGACATCTCGGACATGCTCTACACAATGGCGGCCTACACCGAGTTCTACGGCTTCACCAATTTCCTACCGCAGAACGTGGGTATCCCGTCGCAGTTCGGTTCGAACGCCTACCTTACCAATCAGGGAAGCTCGAGCTATAACGCCCTACTCCTCACATTGAACAAGAACAGGTCGCACGGCCTCAAGTTCGACTTCAACTATACCTGGCAGCACTCCATCGACAACGCCTCGCTCAGCGCCAACAATAACTCATTGTTCAGCAATAGTGGCTTCATCTGCGACGTCCTGAAGCCCCGAGCGTGCCGCGGCACCTCCGACTTCGACGTTACTCAGGAGTTCGTTTCGAACTTTGAATACGACCTTCCCGTCGGTCGCGGGAAAACCTTCGCCAGCGGCTCCTCACGTCTGCTGGACGAGGCGATCGGCGGATGGAGTCTCTCGGGTATTCCTCAATATCGCACCGGCTTGGGCGTAACTCCTTATTCCGACGCCTACCTCGCTTCGTTCGACAATCAGGATCCGGCGATCTTCACCGGCACCAAAGGCAGCCTTAAGACCAAAGTGAACCAGAGCAACGGTGTTGTCTACGCTTTCGCCGGAGGTCAGGCAGGGGCCAATGCAGCCCTGGCGAAGTTTAGCGGTCCCGTCGGTCTGCAGTACGGTTCCCGCAACATCATTCGAAGCGCCGGCGGAGCCTACTTCGACGCCGGTCTCGCGAAGAACTTCCCCATCCTGGCCGACGACAAACTCAACCTTAGGTTCAGGGCTGACTTCTTCAACGTCCTCAATCACCCGGTCTTCTCGACCCCCGCTCTAAACATCGTGACCAACGCCTCACAGTTCGGCCAGATCACCAACACACTGCCCTCCCATTCCGGAGACTCCGTAACCGGCCGCATCGGACAGTTCTCCCTGCGTCTGGAGTTCTAG
- the nadD gene encoding nicotinate (nicotinamide) nucleotide adenylyltransferase, with product MRIALFGGTFDPPHRGHIAIAKAAADAFALDRVLFAPTALQPLKLETAPLPFATRLALAEAACEEDPRFEVTDIDAPHPDGLPNYTVDTLTELARLYPADTLFNLVGADSFLNLRNWREPDRLLELAEWIVASRPGYALNDGDLAPLRLSKWQRDQVHLLGGVEEDISATVLRARLHQGDPCLDLLPEKVAEYTQRHSLYR from the coding sequence ATGCGCATAGCCCTCTTTGGCGGCACCTTCGACCCTCCCCATCGCGGCCACATTGCGATAGCGAAGGCTGCGGCCGATGCCTTCGCACTCGACCGGGTGCTTTTCGCGCCTACCGCGCTGCAGCCCTTGAAGCTTGAGACAGCTCCGTTACCGTTCGCAACCCGTCTGGCGCTGGCTGAAGCGGCATGCGAAGAAGATCCTCGCTTTGAGGTGACCGATATCGACGCTCCTCATCCGGACGGCTTGCCGAACTATACTGTGGACACGCTCACCGAACTCGCCAGGCTCTACCCCGCTGATACGCTCTTCAACCTTGTCGGGGCAGACTCCTTCCTCAACCTGCGTAACTGGCGCGAGCCCGATCGCCTCCTCGAACTCGCCGAGTGGATCGTCGCCTCCCGCCCCGGATATGCGTTGAACGATGGAGATCTCGCCCCGCTGAGGCTGAGCAAGTGGCAACGCGATCAAGTCCACCTGCTCGGCGGAGTCGAGGAAGACATCTCCGCCACCGTGCTGCGCGCACGTCTCCACCAAGGCGACCCCTGTCTCGACCTCCTGCCAGAAAAGGTTGCAGAGTATACCCAGCGCCACAGCCTCTACCGCTGA
- the obgE gene encoding GTPase ObgE encodes MFIDEARIRIKAGDGGNGCMAFRREKFVPKGGPSGGDGGHGGDILMSSSLSHNTLVHFRFNPEHKAQRGGHGLGSNCSGSQGESTTLKVPVGTLLYDDETGELVHDFARPNETIVIARGGRGGRGNQHFATSTHQAPREHELGRAGEARNYRLELRLLADAGLVGYPNVGKSTLISRISAAKPKVANYAFTTLEPNLGVVSVGDWPHELSFTVADLPGLIEGAHLGHGLGIQFLKHIERTSVIVHLVDVSDGSGRLDPVEDFKVITAELKSFDPALAAKPTILVAAKADVANPDKLKKLTAMAKRRKLPFFLISAVSGEGIDKLKFALADMVATHRPIPVDVEPLPDIKLRPSYPPPPNSAKGRA; translated from the coding sequence ATGTTTATCGATGAAGCAAGAATTCGTATCAAGGCCGGCGACGGCGGCAACGGCTGTATGGCCTTCCGCCGGGAAAAGTTCGTCCCCAAGGGCGGCCCGTCGGGTGGCGATGGCGGCCACGGCGGCGACATCCTTATGTCCTCCTCGCTGAGCCACAACACCCTCGTCCACTTCCGTTTCAACCCCGAGCATAAGGCGCAGCGCGGCGGCCACGGCCTCGGCTCCAACTGCTCCGGCTCCCAGGGCGAGTCCACCACCCTCAAAGTTCCCGTCGGCACGCTGCTCTACGACGACGAGACCGGCGAGCTGGTCCACGACTTCGCCCGCCCCAACGAGACCATCGTCATCGCCCGCGGCGGACGCGGCGGACGCGGCAATCAGCACTTCGCCACCAGCACCCACCAGGCCCCGCGCGAGCACGAACTCGGCCGCGCCGGTGAGGCCCGCAACTACCGCCTCGAACTCCGCCTGCTCGCCGATGCCGGCCTGGTCGGCTACCCGAACGTCGGCAAATCCACGCTGATCTCGCGCATCTCCGCCGCCAAGCCCAAGGTCGCCAACTACGCCTTCACCACGCTCGAGCCCAACCTCGGCGTCGTCTCCGTCGGAGACTGGCCCCACGAGCTCTCCTTCACCGTCGCCGACCTTCCTGGCCTCATCGAAGGCGCACACCTCGGTCACGGCCTCGGCATCCAGTTCCTGAAGCACATCGAGCGCACCTCGGTCATTGTGCACCTGGTCGATGTCTCCGACGGCAGCGGCCGCCTCGACCCTGTCGAAGACTTCAAGGTGATTACGGCAGAGCTGAAGTCCTTCGACCCTGCACTCGCCGCCAAACCGACGATCCTGGTTGCAGCCAAAGCTGACGTCGCCAATCCCGACAAGCTCAAGAAGCTGACCGCAATGGCGAAGCGCCGCAAGTTGCCCTTCTTCTTGATATCCGCCGTCAGCGGCGAAGGCATCGACAAGCTGAAGTTCGCCCTCGCCGACATGGTAGCGACGCATCGCCCCATCCCCGTCGACGTCGAGCCACTCCCGGACATCAAGCTACGGCCCAGCTACCCGCCTCCACCGAACTCCGCCAAAGGCCGCGCATAG
- a CDS encoding TonB-dependent receptor, with product MMQKKIAMNLVLSAALALAVTGAGRSQTSTQGAIGGTVFDTTGAIVSNASVTIHNDGTNAEIHLTSDDSGYFKAPLLEPGSYTVTVSAPSFGEVRVSKVTVQVGQLTEVAPKLASGSTTSVVDVTAEAPVLNFESPDFAANLNKRALEDIPVNNLRWSSLALTTPGVVSDSNGFGLVSIRGISPILNNVLIDGADDNQAYYSEERGRTREAYSTPPTAIREFQVNAGVYSAQYGRAAGGVINSVTESGTNKIHGQAYFSDRESNWGTFNPFTTNTTGVQNPSTGAYTFTSSPYKPKDSRKIWGFSAGGPLIKDKLFWYYTYDQHHRVFPGTAKANVPGTFFSQPDAALASIAGAPTCSLTTGYLSGSTTTNKNYALDSQACTLAAREGLISYDAGAAAYGAGLASLLPDLGSVPRTGDQVVNMPKLDYTINSKNTLSAVYNRLRWDSPGGVQTQATNNYAIDTFGTDFVKLDYGVAKLTTAVTSSISNELLYQYGRELNDEGQQPFSAYTKQYLVGAGGNVPEVALATSTGFYLGSPYYSYRKALPDEHKWQVGDTLFYSHGNHSLKFGVDTVHNDDLINNTYESNGVFTYSYLSTYLADINSETTGKKTCNSTALSAATIKNGVVTSAVGTSPCYSSLAQGFGPPVFDVGTLDYGFFGQDNWKFNPRLTLQLGLRWDYEALPSPSATLTAAATNFTPYADLQNKPSDKNNFGPRLGFSYDVYGGGKTVLRGGYGMFYGRITNGVLLNVLLNTGSPLGQYVATIKPSAAAAPTFPNIVTAANAPTPSSYYLDKNLQNPMVHEFDLSVQQELGRGTVFSVSYLGGLGRELTNFLNVNLNPVTTPTVINIADSTGKGPLANGTTITVPVYTGYLNPAFQGITKVTSNINSSYQALAAEIQNRSLKSLQFDVNYTWSHALDFNQNATTTTTTNNWYDPYGNQRANYGNSNYNVPDRIAGYVLYNLPNTNSGDWYKWAVNDWSVNTAFQAQSGLPYSLSISGYPSAAALNSSWNGAGGTSYIPQLGRNTLKYPRDVVQDLRVQKEIPLHERYNLELRADLYNLYNHQNVTGINSTGYLLSSASGTNTATYQSSFGAVTNSNSSGFLYTPRQVAISFKLAF from the coding sequence ATGATGCAGAAGAAGATTGCCATGAACCTGGTCCTGTCCGCGGCGCTCGCGCTGGCGGTCACGGGCGCGGGACGGTCCCAGACCTCTACGCAGGGAGCGATCGGCGGGACCGTGTTCGATACCACGGGCGCGATTGTCAGCAACGCCAGCGTGACGATCCACAATGATGGCACCAACGCAGAGATCCACCTGACCTCGGACGACAGCGGCTACTTCAAGGCTCCGCTGCTTGAGCCGGGCTCGTACACCGTCACCGTTTCGGCCCCCAGTTTTGGCGAAGTGCGCGTCTCGAAGGTGACTGTGCAGGTTGGACAACTGACCGAGGTCGCCCCTAAATTGGCCAGTGGCTCGACGACCTCCGTGGTGGATGTAACGGCGGAGGCACCCGTGCTGAACTTCGAATCGCCGGACTTTGCCGCCAACCTGAACAAGCGCGCGCTGGAGGACATTCCGGTCAACAATCTTCGTTGGTCGAGCCTCGCGTTGACCACGCCCGGCGTGGTGTCGGACTCGAACGGTTTCGGTCTGGTCAGCATCCGCGGTATCAGCCCGATCCTGAACAACGTTCTCATCGACGGCGCGGACGACAATCAGGCGTACTACTCCGAGGAGCGTGGCCGTACCCGTGAGGCCTACTCCACACCCCCGACGGCGATCCGCGAGTTCCAGGTGAATGCTGGCGTTTACTCCGCGCAGTATGGGCGTGCGGCCGGCGGTGTCATCAACTCGGTCACCGAGAGCGGCACCAACAAGATTCATGGCCAGGCTTACTTCTCCGACCGCGAGAGCAACTGGGGCACCTTCAACCCCTTTACGACCAACACGACCGGTGTGCAGAATCCCTCGACCGGCGCGTACACCTTTACCAGCTCGCCGTACAAGCCAAAGGACTCCCGTAAAATTTGGGGCTTCTCTGCTGGCGGTCCGCTCATCAAGGACAAGCTCTTCTGGTACTACACCTACGACCAACATCACCGCGTCTTCCCCGGCACCGCCAAGGCGAACGTACCGGGCACGTTCTTCTCACAGCCCGACGCAGCGTTGGCCAGCATCGCCGGCGCGCCTACCTGCAGCCTGACGACCGGTTACCTCTCGGGCAGCACGACGACGAATAAGAACTACGCGCTGGACAGCCAGGCCTGCACGCTGGCCGCGCGCGAGGGTCTGATCAGCTACGACGCAGGTGCCGCTGCGTACGGTGCTGGTCTCGCCAGCCTGTTGCCGGACCTCGGCTCGGTACCGCGCACCGGTGACCAGGTCGTGAACATGCCGAAGCTAGACTACACGATCAACAGCAAGAACACGCTCAGTGCGGTGTATAACCGCCTGCGCTGGGACTCGCCGGGCGGCGTTCAAACCCAGGCGACGAATAACTATGCCATCGACACCTTCGGCACCGACTTTGTGAAGCTGGACTACGGCGTGGCGAAGCTGACGACCGCGGTGACGTCGAGCATCAGCAACGAACTGCTTTATCAGTATGGTCGCGAGTTGAACGACGAGGGACAGCAGCCCTTCAGCGCTTACACCAAGCAGTACCTGGTGGGCGCGGGCGGCAATGTCCCCGAGGTGGCGCTTGCGACCTCGACCGGCTTCTATCTTGGTTCGCCTTACTACTCCTATCGCAAGGCGCTGCCGGATGAGCACAAGTGGCAAGTCGGCGACACGCTCTTCTACTCGCATGGAAACCACAGCCTGAAGTTCGGCGTGGACACCGTCCACAACGACGATCTGATCAACAACACCTACGAGAGCAACGGCGTCTTCACCTACAGCTATCTCAGCACCTACCTGGCGGACATCAACTCCGAGACGACCGGCAAGAAGACCTGCAACAGCACGGCCCTTTCGGCGGCGACGATCAAGAATGGAGTCGTCACGAGCGCTGTCGGAACCAGCCCGTGCTACTCCTCGCTGGCCCAGGGCTTCGGGCCGCCGGTCTTCGACGTAGGCACGCTGGACTACGGCTTCTTCGGCCAGGACAACTGGAAGTTCAACCCGCGCTTGACCCTACAGCTTGGCCTGCGCTGGGACTATGAGGCGCTGCCTTCTCCTTCGGCGACCCTCACGGCTGCTGCGACCAACTTCACCCCCTATGCGGATCTGCAGAACAAGCCGAGCGACAAGAACAACTTCGGACCCCGTCTCGGCTTCTCTTACGACGTGTACGGCGGCGGCAAGACGGTCCTGCGCGGTGGATACGGCATGTTCTATGGCCGCATCACCAACGGCGTTCTGCTCAACGTTCTGCTGAATACGGGTAGCCCGCTAGGGCAGTACGTAGCGACGATCAAGCCCAGCGCAGCCGCTGCTCCCACCTTCCCGAATATCGTCACGGCAGCGAACGCGCCGACACCGAGTTCCTACTACCTGGACAAGAACCTCCAGAACCCGATGGTGCATGAGTTCGACCTCTCGGTGCAGCAGGAGCTTGGCCGTGGAACAGTCTTCTCAGTCAGCTATCTCGGCGGACTGGGTCGCGAGCTGACGAACTTCCTGAACGTCAACCTGAACCCGGTGACGACCCCCACCGTGATCAACATTGCAGACTCCACCGGAAAAGGACCACTGGCCAACGGCACGACGATCACCGTTCCTGTCTACACCGGCTATCTGAATCCCGCCTTCCAGGGGATCACCAAGGTCACCAGCAACATCAACTCCAGCTACCAGGCGTTGGCTGCTGAGATCCAAAACCGCAGCTTGAAGAGCTTGCAGTTCGATGTGAACTACACCTGGTCGCATGCGCTCGATTTCAATCAGAACGCGACGACGACCACTACGACCAACAACTGGTACGACCCCTACGGTAACCAGCGGGCAAACTACGGAAACTCAAACTACAACGTTCCCGATCGCATCGCTGGGTACGTTCTGTACAACCTGCCCAACACAAACTCGGGAGACTGGTACAAGTGGGCGGTCAACGACTGGAGCGTGAACACAGCGTTCCAGGCGCAGAGCGGTCTTCCGTATTCCCTCTCGATCAGCGGCTATCCCTCGGCAGCTGCACTGAACAGCAGCTGGAACGGGGCTGGCGGAACCAGCTACATTCCGCAGCTCGGTCGCAATACCTTGAAGTACCCGCGCGACGTTGTGCAGGACCTGCGGGTGCAGAAGGAGATTCCGCTCCACGAGCGCTACAACCTGGAGTTGCGGGCAGACCTTTACAACCTCTACAACCACCAGAACGTCACTGGAATCAATAGCACAGGCTATCTGTTGAGTTCGGCAAGCGGTACCAACACAGCCACCTACCAGAGCAGCTTTGGTGCGGTGACCAACTCGAACTCGAGCGGCTTCCTTTACACACCGCGGCAGGTTGCGATCAGTTTCAAGCTTGCTTTCTAA